A window of the Fusarium fujikuroi IMI 58289 draft genome, chromosome FFUJ_chr09 genome harbors these coding sequences:
- a CDS encoding related to salicylate hydroxylase: MPSSTQPNQTHDDATLDVVVVGAGLAGLAAAISISLSGHNVTVLESAKELLEVGAGLQVTPNCTRILQKWDLPDRLWKSAAEPTSLVVHRYSGRTLAIEPDFHKHIRKKYGAPFIDLHRVDLQLALYDKAKELGVQFKLGDRVKDIDFSIPEVSTEAGAKYTGDLIVAADGLWSKCRSKFLGSEDKPMPTGDLAYRVVLDAKDIDDPELREWVERPTVHFWIGPGAHAVGYSMRGGQMYNVVLLVPDDLPSDVSRQAGSVEEMRELFNDWDPILARFLSQVDKVDKWKLMHREELDSWINDDSNFVFVGDACHPMLPYLAQGANSAVEDGAVLGLLLGHVKSKQQLPKALSMYERLRKSRGEAIVRETFKQRESFHMPDGPAQEARDETFLSQLGAEELKGPFPSRWTCPQVQPWLYGYDAFEVVEDAVKREPFTE; the protein is encoded by the exons ATGCCAAGTTCCACT CAACCCAATCAGACGCATGATGATGCAACCCTTGATGTAGTTGTTGTCGGCGCTGGCCTTGCGGGTCTTGCTGCAGCCATCTCCATTTCTCTTTCAGGCCACAACGTCACTGTTTTAGAGTCGGCAAAAGAACTGCTCGAG GTTGGTGCTGGTCTACAAGTCACCCCTAACTGTACACGCATCCTCCAAAAATGGGATCTCCCCGACAGACTCTGGAAATCTGCCGCCGAACCCACGTCCCTCGTCGTCCATAGATACTCCGGCCGAACGCTCGCTATAGAACCCGATTTTCACAAGCATATCCGCAAGAAGTACGGGGCCCCCTTTATCGATCTCCACCGCGTAGACCTCCAGCTTGCGCTCTACGACAAGGCGAAAGAATTAGGCGTCCAGTTCAAGCTCGGAGATAGGGTAAAGGACATTGACTTTAGTATTCCTGAAGTCAGCACTGAGGCTGGGGCTAAGTACACCGGTGACTTGATCGTTGCAGCGGACGGACTCTGGTCTAAGTGCCGGTCCAAGTTCCTTGGCAGTGAAGATAAGCCCATGCCCACTGGAGACCTAGCATACCGTGTTGTTCTTGACGCGAAGGACATTGATGATCCTGAGCTGCGCGAGTGGGTTGAGCGCCCAACGGTCCACTTCTGGATCGGTCCAGGTGCTCATGCTGTTGGGTATTCCATGCGTGGGGGACAGATGTATAAcgttgttcttcttgttcccGATGATCTTCCATCGGACGTCAGTCGACAGGCTGGATCAGTGGAGGAGATGCGAGAGTTGTTTAATGACTGGGATCCGATTCTGGCAAGGTTCCTGAGTCAGGTCGACAAGGTTGACAAGTGGAAGCTGATGCACA gagaagagcttgatTCATGGATTAATGACGACTCAAACTTCGTCTTCGT TGGTGATGCCTGCCATCCGATGCTCCCATACCTAGCCCAAGGTGCCAACTCCGCCGTGGAGGACGGTGCAGTTCTGGGTCTGCTTCTCGGCCACGTAAAGTCCAAGCAGCAATTACCAAAGGCCTTGTCTATGTATGAGAGGTTACGCAAGTCTCGTGGAGAAGCCATTGTGCGGGAAACCTTCAAACAG CGAGAATCATTCCATATGCCTGACGGACCCGCTCAAGAGGCGCGTGATGAGACTTTCTTATCTCAACTTGGTGCTGAGGAACTCAAAGGCCCGTTCCCAAGCAGGTGGACTTGCCCGCAGGTTCAGCCTTGGCTGTACGGGTATGATGCatttgaggttgttgaagatgcagTGAAGCGTGAGCCTTTCACGGAATAG
- a CDS encoding probable dioxygenase, translated as MSVPLHTSPPNERTSYMIDQLEGERVSIPGSKGVFRILASSKQTNGGMAVFTSGAVLADAPGFHWHEEAHDVFLVTKGFLKLWSGDKCRIMGPGDFAYIPPHVIHNPLLLGPHTETVGLVAPGDWVDFFRYVGETYNGILVPETDDRDIKSMLMQKMMAAKDRFDVHFKRDYQPPEVGEWLDSENQLAGPGEAYFLRANTGPRWLLGGVMSRPFILASQSGGKFSMSSIESSNVYKKSPLSKWLTFTSIDHCLIVQEGLLRVKIKSGDSSSWSEVREGQTVVIAAGETFTLDFGSKYVRVWTFANGRGIEELVQNAGSPATGFVLPDEVGDWEESKLLDVCKELGVEVADL; from the exons ATGAGCGTCCCCCTACATACTTCTCCTCCCAATGAGAGGACAAGCTACATGATCGACCAGCTAGAAGGAGAGCGCGTTAGCATTCCTGGAAGCAAGGGTGTTTTCAGAATCCTCGCTTCGTCCAAGCAGACCAATGGTGGCATGGCCGTGTTTACTAGCGGTGCTGTCTTAGCAGATGCCCCTGGCTTTCACTGGCATGAGGAAGCTCATGATGTCTTTCTTGTCACCAAGGGATTCTTGAAGCTGTGGAGTGGTGATAAGTGTCGAATCATGGGTCCTGGTGACTTTGCTTATATCCCTCCT CACGTTATCCACAACCCTCTCCTACTCGGACCTCACACTGAGACCGTGGGTCTGGTAGCACCGGGTGACTGGGTTGACTTCTTCAGATATGTCGGCGAGACATATAATGGCATTCTTGTGCCGGAGACTGATGACCGCGACATCAAGTCGATGCTCatgcagaagatgatggcggcCAAGGACCGTTTCGACGTTCACTTCAAGCGTGACTACCAGCCGCCCGAGGTTGGCGAGTGGCTTGACTCTGAGAACCAACTCGCTGGCCCTGGGGAAGCTTATTTCTTGCGCGCCAATACCGGACCGCGATGGCTTCTGGGAGGTGTTATGTCAAGACCTTTCATTCTTGCATCCCAATCCGGTGGCAAGTTCTCAATGTCGAGTATTGAGTCATCGAATGTCTACAAAAAGTCGCCTTTGAGCAAGTGGCTTACATTTACTTCTATCGATCATTGCCTCATCGTTCAAGAAGGTCTGCTCAGAGTGAAGATCAAGTCTGGGGATAGTAGTTCTTGGAGTGAAGTCAGAGAGGGTCAGACGGTGGTCATTGCTGCAGGAGAGACTTTCACTCTGGACTTTGGCAGTAAATATGTCCGTGTCTGGACTTTTGCCAATGGAAGAGGAATTGAAGAGCTGGTTCAGAATGCTGGATCGCCGGCTACGGGATTCGTACTACCTGATGAGGTTGGAGACTGGGAGGAGTCCAAACTACTGGACGTATGTAAAGAACTTGGGGTGGAGGTTGCAGACCTATAG